One genomic segment of Culturomica massiliensis includes these proteins:
- a CDS encoding aminoacyl-histidine dipeptidase: MKFGELQPKDLWHYFEEICQIPRPSKKEEKIAAYLLNFAKEQGLEAKKDEAGNVLIIKPASAGMEQTPTVVLQAHMDMVCEKNADTVHDFDKDPIQPYIDGEWVKAKGTTLGADDGIGMAAQLAILASDTIKHGPLECLFTVDEETGLTGAFALKPGFFEGRMLLNLDSEDEGELFIGCAGGIDTVIEMPVEKDAPIGSVFAVKITVKGLQGGHSGDDINKGRGNAIKILNRFLWDLNHKYGIRIADFSGGNLRNAIAREASAVIVFSEKCKEQVRVDFNVYQAEMESVWKLTEPGLKMELESTDLPEQVLVPIYTARLLNALYACPHGVFSMSYRMPGMVETSTNLASVKMLDDNVLITTSQRSDVDSEKMNIAHMVASVFSLAHAKVTHGEGYPGWAPNPDSALLKIAVASYRKLFGKEPIVRSIHAGLECGLFLEKYPDMDMISFGPTLRGVHSPDEKVNIATVEMWWRHLIDILEHIGEN; encoded by the coding sequence ATGAAATTTGGAGAATTACAACCGAAAGATTTATGGCATTATTTTGAGGAGATATGCCAGATTCCACGCCCTTCGAAAAAAGAAGAGAAGATCGCTGCCTATTTACTGAATTTTGCGAAAGAGCAGGGATTGGAAGCTAAAAAAGACGAAGCAGGAAATGTGTTGATTATAAAGCCGGCTTCGGCAGGTATGGAACAGACGCCTACCGTTGTATTGCAGGCGCATATGGATATGGTGTGTGAGAAAAATGCGGATACGGTTCACGATTTCGATAAAGATCCGATTCAGCCTTATATAGATGGGGAATGGGTAAAAGCCAAAGGGACGACTTTGGGGGCGGACGATGGGATCGGGATGGCTGCCCAGTTGGCGATATTGGCTTCGGATACCATAAAGCACGGACCGTTGGAATGCCTTTTTACCGTGGATGAAGAGACCGGTTTAACCGGCGCTTTTGCTTTAAAACCGGGATTTTTTGAAGGAAGAATGTTGTTGAATCTGGATTCGGAGGATGAGGGGGAATTGTTTATCGGGTGTGCCGGAGGTATAGATACCGTTATCGAAATGCCGGTGGAAAAGGACGCTCCGATAGGAAGTGTATTTGCCGTAAAAATAACGGTGAAAGGTTTGCAGGGCGGACATTCCGGGGATGATATCAATAAAGGGAGAGGGAATGCAATCAAGATATTGAACCGCTTTTTATGGGATTTAAATCATAAATACGGTATTCGCATTGCTGATTTTTCGGGAGGTAACCTTAGAAATGCCATTGCCCGGGAAGCCAGTGCGGTCATTGTCTTTTCCGAAAAGTGTAAAGAGCAGGTACGGGTGGATTTCAATGTGTATCAGGCAGAGATGGAGTCGGTATGGAAGCTTACCGAACCCGGATTAAAGATGGAACTGGAATCGACGGATTTGCCGGAGCAGGTGTTGGTCCCGATTTATACTGCCCGGTTGTTGAATGCTTTGTATGCCTGTCCGCACGGGGTTTTCAGCATGAGTTACCGTATGCCCGGAATGGTGGAGACTTCCACGAATCTGGCGTCTGTAAAGATGCTGGATGACAACGTGCTTATTACAACTTCTCAACGAAGTGATGTCGATTCGGAAAAAATGAATATCGCCCATATGGTTGCTTCTGTATTCAGTCTGGCCCATGCGAAAGTAACCCATGGAGAAGGGTATCCGGGCTGGGCTCCCAATCCGGATTCGGCTTTGTTGAAGATTGCCGTCGCATCATACCGGAAATTGTTCGGAAAAGAACCGATCGTTCGTTCCATTCATGCCGGTTTGGAATGTGGCTTGTTTTTGGAAAAATATCCGGATATGGATATGATTTCGTTCGGTCCTACATTGAGAGGTGTTCATTCTCCGGATGAGAAAGTAAATATTGCAACGGTGGAGATGTGGTGGCGGCATTTGATCGATATTCTGGAACATATCGGAGAAAATTGA
- a CDS encoding GAF domain-containing protein — protein MSKKLEKYDRLYEQIKQYIVTTEDIWARLATMEAVLHHKMQTFFWTGVYVLVDDELLVRSYQGPVACQKLRHHTGVCWAAVSSGKTVIVPNVEEFPGHIACNSASKSEIVIPLRDREGKVFGCLDVDSDRPDAFDKEDEQGLCKILSLLYSN, from the coding sequence ATGTCGAAAAAATTGGAAAAATACGATCGGCTATACGAGCAGATCAAGCAATATATCGTAACGACCGAAGATATCTGGGCCCGTTTGGCGACGATGGAAGCCGTGTTGCATCATAAAATGCAGACTTTTTTCTGGACCGGTGTTTATGTATTGGTGGATGACGAATTGCTTGTACGTTCTTATCAGGGACCTGTAGCCTGTCAGAAATTGCGCCATCATACGGGGGTATGCTGGGCAGCCGTGAGTTCCGGGAAAACAGTTATTGTTCCCAATGTGGAAGAATTTCCGGGACATATAGCCTGCAATTCGGCTTCGAAAAGCGAGATTGTCATTCCGTTACGGGACAGGGAAGGTAAAGTATTCGGGTGTCTGGACGTCGACAGCGACCGGCCGGATGCTTTCGATAAAGAGGATGAGCAGGGATTGTGTAAAATCCTGTCTTTATTGTATAGTAATTAA
- a CDS encoding tetratricopeptide repeat protein — translation MRKTVLLLLMSFMALGAFAQDPGATEKNAGNAAWKAKNYAEAFTNFEKYLQIVNFSDKAYIYNAAVAASKMNNYAAAEKYFEMAIKKNYKVANSYLGKAQAEEDLKKEGEMLATLEEGLKAVPGNVKLESMYGSYYLKKGVEAQKNNNLEAAAADYVKITNLTNVDLKSKAFMALASLYFNNGAAILQKASPIANTEKEKYASEKEKALGNFKKALDYVNQALKLSPESTDVKDLAKQIKDAMK, via the coding sequence ATGAGAAAAACAGTATTGTTACTTTTGATGAGTTTTATGGCTTTAGGAGCTTTTGCCCAGGATCCCGGTGCTACTGAAAAGAATGCAGGAAACGCTGCCTGGAAGGCTAAAAATTATGCAGAGGCTTTTACGAATTTCGAGAAGTATCTGCAGATCGTAAATTTTAGCGATAAGGCTTATATTTATAATGCGGCTGTTGCTGCAAGCAAAATGAATAATTATGCTGCTGCCGAGAAATATTTTGAGATGGCCATAAAAAAGAATTATAAAGTGGCCAATTCTTATTTGGGTAAGGCTCAGGCTGAAGAGGACCTGAAAAAAGAAGGCGAGATGCTGGCTACATTGGAAGAGGGATTGAAAGCTGTTCCGGGAAATGTGAAATTGGAAAGTATGTACGGTTCTTATTATCTGAAAAAAGGAGTGGAAGCTCAAAAAAACAATAATCTGGAAGCTGCTGCTGCCGATTATGTGAAAATTACCAATCTTACCAATGTAGACCTGAAATCAAAAGCATTTATGGCTTTGGCTTCTTTGTATTTTAATAACGGTGCTGCTATTTTGCAGAAAGCTTCTCCGATTGCCAATACAGAGAAAGAAAAATATGCATCAGAAAAAGAAAAAGCTTTAGGAAATTTCAAGAAAGCGTTGGATTATGTCAATCAGGCCCTCAAACTTTCTCCCGAAAGTACGGATGTAAAAGATTTGGCGAAACAGATCAAAGATGCTATGAAATAA